The Algoriphagus sp. TR-M9 genome has a window encoding:
- a CDS encoding thiamine pyrophosphokinase: MSSHHFVKDQQEPAVFILDADNLSFHTISPLLEWVPTVLVSEAALDQVMSWGIKIDVILATEEFQAENQHLLEEQYPVKFINTEENNFLTNGLDYLRSTDHKAAHLVGISHLKALELQDKLDLMNLTILDGDWKYYPVKSGVFKKWFAECNIHIHGKEGMPIQIQNENGELILPITYATILEVPEGNTRIKAPGIFWIGEQVYS; encoded by the coding sequence ATGTCATCTCATCACTTTGTAAAGGACCAACAAGAACCCGCGGTTTTTATTCTGGACGCGGATAACCTATCATTCCATACTATCTCTCCCCTGCTGGAGTGGGTGCCCACGGTTTTGGTTTCTGAAGCTGCCCTAGATCAGGTAATGAGTTGGGGGATAAAAATCGATGTGATATTAGCAACAGAGGAATTTCAAGCTGAAAATCAACATTTACTGGAAGAGCAATATCCCGTGAAATTTATAAATACTGAGGAGAATAATTTCTTGACAAATGGGCTTGATTACCTAAGATCTACTGATCACAAAGCTGCGCATTTGGTGGGAATTTCACACCTGAAAGCACTAGAGCTACAAGATAAACTTGATCTGATGAATCTTACCATTTTGGATGGAGACTGGAAGTATTACCCTGTCAAATCAGGGGTATTCAAAAAGTGGTTTGCAGAATGCAATATCCATATTCATGGTAAAGAAGGCATGCCCATTCAAATTCAAAATGAAAACGGAGAGTTGATCCTACCAATCACTTATGCAACGATATTGGAAGTCCCTGAGGGAAATACCAGGATCAAAGCGCCCGGGATCTTTTGGATTGGAGAGCAGGTTTATTCATAA
- a CDS encoding magnesium citrate secondary transporter, translated as MMELFKNPIFIVASIAFWVNQYLEKSMGIFIPIYHAYGDDLMAMPVVFGICLQVMRWYHPLGSQLIFTPKQVVIALVYFSVVFEILLPLRSNTYTADPIDVLCYAFGTWVFLKFMNKPALQSKRSRAL; from the coding sequence ATGATGGAATTATTCAAAAATCCCATATTTATTGTTGCTTCCATAGCTTTCTGGGTAAATCAATACCTGGAAAAATCAATGGGGATCTTTATCCCTATCTATCATGCCTATGGAGACGATTTAATGGCGATGCCTGTGGTTTTTGGCATTTGCCTTCAAGTGATGCGATGGTATCATCCATTGGGTAGTCAATTGATTTTTACCCCCAAACAGGTTGTCATCGCATTGGTTTATTTTTCAGTAGTTTTTGAAATCCTCTTGCCTCTGCGCTCAAACACTTATACTGCGGATCCAATTGATGTGCTTTGCTATGCTTTTGGAACTTGGGTCTTTCTGAAATTTATGAATAAACCTGCTCTCCAATCCAAAAGATCCCGGGCGCTTTGA
- the prmC gene encoding peptide chain release factor N(5)-glutamine methyltransferase, producing MPFLHEIISSWSSALLIYERQEAESLIGWLFEHHVGLGRSALYQQVDENTLPTGLYQDFERLKTGEPIQYIMGKGPFYGREFKVSPATLIPRNETEELVHLIIKENIKSGLRIMDIGTGTGCIPISLALEMNSPVVFGVDVSLEALAIANQNAGALGAKVSFSKCDILSEIPAEDELDILVSNPPYIPHKEKAEMHKNVLDYEPELALFVSDEDPLVFYREIAVKGRRLLKSGGCLYFEINEKYGAEVAELMRKLGYSEVSVLKDLNGKDRIALGKTLN from the coding sequence ATGCCCTTTCTTCATGAAATTATAAGTTCCTGGTCCTCAGCGCTACTTATCTATGAGCGTCAGGAAGCGGAGTCTCTGATCGGATGGTTGTTTGAGCACCACGTAGGGTTAGGCAGGAGTGCTCTCTACCAGCAGGTAGATGAGAATACTTTGCCGACGGGTCTTTATCAGGATTTTGAACGCTTGAAGACCGGAGAGCCTATCCAATATATTATGGGGAAAGGACCGTTTTACGGTAGGGAATTTAAGGTATCACCTGCGACTTTGATCCCCAGAAATGAAACAGAAGAACTGGTCCACCTGATCATTAAGGAGAATATAAAGTCCGGTTTGAGGATTATGGATATTGGCACAGGGACAGGTTGTATTCCCATTTCACTGGCTTTGGAAATGAACAGTCCAGTAGTTTTTGGCGTGGATGTTTCCCTGGAAGCTTTGGCTATAGCCAATCAGAATGCGGGTGCACTTGGGGCAAAAGTTTCCTTTTCAAAGTGCGACATTCTGTCTGAAATTCCCGCAGAAGATGAGTTGGATATATTGGTCAGCAATCCTCCTTACATCCCCCACAAAGAGAAAGCGGAGATGCATAAAAATGTGCTTGATTATGAACCGGAGCTAGCGCTTTTTGTAAGCGATGAAGATCCATTGGTTTTCTACCGGGAGATTGCTGTCAAAGGCAGGCGATTGCTAAAAAGTGGTGGGTGTTTGTATTTTGAAATCAATGAAAAATATGGAGCCGAGGTAGCGGAATTAATGAGGAAATTGGGATATTCCGAAGTGAGCGTGCTTAAGGATCTGAACGGAAAAGATCGAATAGCTCTAGGGAAGACTTTGAACTAA